A single Saccopteryx bilineata isolate mSacBil1 chromosome 9, mSacBil1_pri_phased_curated, whole genome shotgun sequence DNA region contains:
- the CARMIL2 gene encoding capping protein, Arp2/3 and myosin-I linker protein 2 isoform X3, with amino-acid sequence MAQTPDGISCELRGEITRFLWPKEAELLLKTWLPEREGAEQGHVLALLRWRAYLLHTCLPLRVDCTFSYLEVQAMALQETPPQVTFELESLPELVLEFPGVAALEQLAQHVVSAIKKVFPRSTLGKLFRSTTPASMLVSLERSSPSEATSPSSPCGGFLETYEALCDYNGFPFREEIQWDVDTIYHRQGCRHFSLGDFSHLGSRDLALSVAALSYNLWFRCLSCVDMKLSLEVMEQILHMMSQSSHLEELVLETCGLKGDFVRRLAQALSGHSSSGLQELSLAGNLLDDRGVAALSRYLEHRPGALRRLSLAQTGLTPRGMKALGRALASNAAFDSALTHLDLSGNPGALGASEDNGGLHSFLSRPNVLTFLNLAGTDTALDTLFAALSRGCCASLTHLDASRNVFSRTKSGAAPAALQLFLGRAGTLRHLGLAGCKLPPDALRALLEGLALNTHMGDLHLDLSACELRSAGAQVIQDLVCDAGAVSSLDLSDNGFGSDMVTLVLAIGRSRSLRHVALGRNFNVRCKETLDDVLHRIVQLMQDDDCPLQSLSVAESRLKLGASVLLRALATNPNLTALDISGNAMGDTGAKMLAKALRVNTRLRWAGSVVWDRNHTSALGLLDVAQALEQNRSLKAMPLPLTDVAQAQRSRPELTAHAVHQIQACLLRNNRTSSASTSCLQPLGVVSNPSEQEVNELCQSVQEHMELLGCRAGPQGEAAVHQAEDAIQNANFSLSILPILYEAGSSPSHRWQLRQKLEDLLGQVGEVCRQDIQDFTQSTLDTTRSLCPQMLQGPRWREQLEEVLVGSRSLSELLPEHLLQDAFSRLRDMRLSVTGSLAENIVVQALAGLSAARDQLVESLAQQTTVAMPSAIPALEEDQPTPFGSGELEGLFFFEEKEKKDGEGQKDGSPPQQCPESKHCLHLALSTHSAAEEPEPELAAPGEDAEPQAGPSARGSPSPAAPGLPAGPLPRMDLPPSGQPLRHPTRARPRPRRQHHHRPPPGGPQVPPALPQEGNGLSARVDEGVEEFFSKRLIQQDRLWALEEDPATEGGTTPVPRTLRKKLGTLFAFKKPRSTRGPRPELETSPGAAPRTRKTTLGDLLRPPARPGRGEEPGGAEGGTSSPDPARRSRPRYTRESKAYSMILLPAEEEEATLGARPDKRRPLERGDTEMAPSFEQRVQVMLQRIGVSRGSGSAEGKRKQSKDGEIKKAGSDGDIMDSSSEAPPISIKSRTHSVSADPTCRPGPGSQGPESAIWKTLGQQLNAELRSRGWGQQDGPGPPSPCPSPRKASPSPDSLGLPEDPCLGPRSEGRRAVSVHEDQLHAPVERPLRLQRSPVLKRRPKLEAPQSPSLGSSLGAEPLPPQQTELPSPEQSPPSPATDQRDGGPKP; translated from the exons ATGGCCCAGACCCCAGACGGCATATCCTGTGAGCTGCGAG GCGAGATCACCAGGTTCCTGTGGCCCAAGGAGGCAGAACTGCTACTGAAAACCTGGCTACCAGAGCGGGAAGGCGCTGAGCAAGGTCATGTCCTG gcactgCTGCGATGGAGAGCCTACCTGCTCCACACGTGCCTCCCACTTCGG GTGGACTGCACATTCAGCTACTTGGAGGTCCAGGCCATGGCGCTGCAGGAGACACCCCCTCAG gtCACCTTTGAGCTCGAGTCCCTGCCTGAGCTGGTCCTGGAGTTTCCTGGTGTGGCTGCCCTGGAACAGTTGGCCCAGCATGTCGTCTCAGCCATCAAGAAGGTCTTTCCTCGCTCCACCCTTGG GAAGCTCTTCCGGAGTACCACACCTGCCTCCATGCTGGTTAGCTTGGAGAGAAGCAGTCCCTCAGAGGCCACCTCACCCAGTAGCCCCTGTG GTGGCTTCTTGGAGACATACGAGGCTCTATGTGACTACAATGGCTTTCCTTTTCGAGAGGAGATTCAGTGG GATGTAGACACCATTTACCATCGTCAGGGCTGCCGCCATTTCAGCCTAGGAGACTTCAGCCATCTGGGCAGTCG GGACCTGGCATTGAGTGTAGCTGCTCTGTCCTATAACCTGTGGTTCCGGTGTCTCTCCTGTGTGGACATGAAGCTG AGCCTTGAGGTCATGGAACAGATTCTGCACATGATGAGTCAATCATCCCACCTGGAGGAGCTGGTGCTGGAGACCTGTGGCCTGAAGGG AGACTTTGTCCGGCGACTGGCCCAGGCGCTCTCAGGGCACTCAAGCTCTGGGCTTCAGGAGCTCAGCCTGGCTGGGAACCTGCTGGATGACCGAG GCGTGGCTGCGCTCAGCAGATAcctagagcatcgacctggagcccTGCGGAGACTCAGCCTAGCGCAGACAGGGCTGACGCCACGAG GAATGAAGGCTCTAGGCCGGGCACTGGCTTCCAATGCAGCCTTTGACTCTGCCCTGACCCATCTGGATCTTTCCGGGAACCCCGGGGCACTGGGAGCCTCGGAGGACAATGGG GGACTCCATAGTTTCCTGAGCCGTCCTAATGTTCTGACGTTCCTGAATCTTGCCGGCACTGACACCGCGCTGGACACT CTCTTTGCCGCACTGTCCCGCGGCTGCTGCGCCAGCCTTACTCACCTCGACGCTTCGAGGAACGTCTTCTCCCGCAC gAAGTCTGGGGCTGCGCCTGCCGCGCTGCAACTCTTCCTGGGCCGTGCCGGGACGCTCCGACACCTGGGCCTGGCAGGCTGCAAGCTGCCCCCCGACGCGCTCAG GGCCCTTTTGGAAGGTCTCGCGCTAAACACGCACATGGGCGACCTGCATCTGGACCTCAGCGCTTGTGAG CTGCGCTCAGCGGGCGCTCAGGTGATACAGGACTTAGTGTGCGATGCTGGCGCCGTGAGCTCCCTGGATCTGTCGGATAATG GCTTCGGTTCGGACATGGTGACTCTGGTGCTGGCCATCGGGAGGAGTCGGTCCCTGCGACATGTGGCGCTTGGAAGGAACTTCAACGTCCGGTGCAA GGAGACCCTGGACGACGTCCTGCACCGGATTGTCCAGCTCATGCAGGACGACGACTGT CCTCTGCAGTCCCTGTCTGTGGCTGAGTCGCGGCTGAAGCTGGGCGCCAGCGTCCTGCTTCGGGCCCTGGCCACCAATCCTAACCTGACAGCCCTGGATATCAGCGGCAACGCCATGGGGGACACGGGTGCCAAGATGCTAGCCAAGGCCCTTCGGGTTAACACCAGACTCCGGTGGGCGGG GTCTGTGGTCTGGGACCGGAATCATACATCTGCTCTGGGCCTGCTGGACGTGGCGCAGGCCCTGGAGCAGAATCGAAGCCTGAAGGCCATGCCTCTGCCACTGACCGACGTGGCCCAGGCGCAGCGCAGCCGCCCGGAACTGACTGCACATGCAGTGCATCAG ATCCAAGCCTGTCTCTTGAGAAATAACCGCACCTCTTCTGCCAGCACCTCCTGCCTGCAGCCACTAGGTGTGGTCTCGAACCCCTCTGAGCAG GAAGTGAATGAACTGTGTCAGTCGGTGCAGGAGCATATGGAGCTGCTGGGCTGTAGGGCTGGACCCCAGGGTGAAGCTGCTGTGCACCAGGCCGAGGATGCCATCCAAAATGCCAACTTCTCTCTCAGT ATCCTCCCCATTCTGTATGAAGCGGGAAGCTCCCCAAGCCATCGATGGCAGCTGCGGCAGAAGCTGGAGGACCTCCTGGGGCAGGTGGGAGAGGTCTGCCGCCAGGACATCCAG GACTTTACTCAGAGCACACTGGACACAACAAGGAGCCTCTGCCCACAGATGCTGCAGGGACCCAGGTGGAGGGAGCAGCTAGAGGAGGTCCTGGTAGGCTCAAGGAGTCTCTCAGAGCTGCTCCCAGAGCACTTGCTGCAAGATGCCTTCTCTAGGCTCAG GGACATGCGGCTATCAGTGACAGGGTCTTTGGCAGAGAACATTGTGGTTCAAGCTCTGGCAGGTCTGAGTGCAGCCCGGGATCAACTG GTGGAGAGTCTGGCCCAGCAGACAACAGTGGCAATGCCCTCTGCCATACCAGCCCTGGAAGAAGACCAGCCTACCCCCTTTGGGTCTGGGGAACTGGAAGGACTTTTCTTCtttgaggagaaggaaaagaaggatggAGAGGGGCAGAAG GATGGCAGCCCTCCACAGCAATGTCCTGAGTCCAAACACTGTCTTCACCTGGCTCTCTCCACTCACA GTGCTGCTGAGGAACCGGAGCCCGAGCTGGCGGCTCCTGGGGAGGATGCGGAGCCGCAGGCGGGCCCATCTGCACGCGGCTCTCCAAGCCCCGCTGCTCCCGGGCTCCCGGCCGGCCCGCTGCCTCGCATGGACCTGCCACCCTCCGGACAGCCTCTGCGCCATCCGACTAGGGCCCGGCCACGGCCTCGGCGCCAGCACCACCATCGCCCGCCGCCTGGGGGCCCCCAG GTGCCCCCGGCCTTGCCGCAGGAGGGGAATGGACTCAGTGCCCGTGTAGACGAGGGCGTGGAGGAATTCTTCTCCAAAAGGCTGATCCAGCAGGATCGCCT CTGGGCCCTTGAGGAGGACCCAGCCACTGAAGGTGGTACCACCCCGGTTCCCCGTACACTGCGAAAGAAGCTGGGCACCCTCTTTGCCTTCAAGAAGCCTCGTTCAACCCGGGGGCCACGGCCTGAACTAGAGACCAGCCCTGGGGCAGCTCCCCGCACTCGAAAAACCACACTTGGGGATCTGCTGCGGCCACCAGCCCGTCCTGGCCGGGGGGAGGAACCTGGTGGGGCTGAAGGGGGCACCAGCAGCCCGGACCCTGCCCGCAGGAGCCGGCCTCGCTACACTCGGGAAAGCAAGGCTTACTCAATGATACTGCTACCTGCTGAGGAGGAAGAAGCAACGTTGGGTGCCAGACCTGACAAG AGGCGGCCCCTGGAGCGAGGAGACACAGAGATGGCCCCATCTTTTGAACAGCGGGTACAAGTGATGTTGCAGAGGATTGGTGTGAGCAGAGGCAGCGGGAGTGCCGAAGGCAAGAGAAAACAA AGCAAAGATGGAGAGATCAAGAAGGCTGGCTCGGATG GTGACATTATGGATAGTTCCTCGGAGGCCCCTCCCATCTCGATCAAGTCCCGCACCCATTCTGTGTCTGCCG ACCCCACATGCAGACCTGGGCCAGGAAGCCAGGGGCCTGAGTCTGCCATTTGGAAGACACTGGGACAACAGCTGAATGCAGAGCTTAGGAGCCGTGGTTGGGGCCAACAGGATGGTCCAGGCCCCCCTTCCCCTTGTCCCAGCCCCCGAAAAGCCAGCCCCTCGCCAGACAGCCTGGGCCTCCCAGAGGATCCATGCTTGGGCCCCAGAAGTGAAG GGCGACGAGCAGTGTCTGTGCATGAGGACCAGCTCCACGCCCCTGTTG AACGGCCCTTGCGGCTGCAGCGCTCCCCTGTCCTCAAGCGAAGGCCAAAGCTTGAGGCACCCCAGTCACCAAGCCTAG GATCTAGCCTTGGAGCCGAGCCTCTGCCCCCACAGCAAACAGAGCTCCCCAGCCCTGAGCAGAGTCCACCTTCCCCAGCCACAGACCAAAGAGACGGCGGCCCCAAGCCCTGA
- the CARMIL2 gene encoding capping protein, Arp2/3 and myosin-I linker protein 2 isoform X1: MAQTPDGISCELRGEITRFLWPKEAELLLKTWLPEREGAEQGHVLALLRWRAYLLHTCLPLRVDCTFSYLEVQAMALQETPPQVTFELESLPELVLEFPGVAALEQLAQHVVSAIKKVFPRSTLGKLFRSTTPASMLVSLERSSPSEATSPSSPCGGFLETYEALCDYNGFPFREEIQWDVDTIYHRQGCRHFSLGDFSHLGSRDLALSVAALSYNLWFRCLSCVDMKLSLEVMEQILHMMSQSSHLEELVLETCGLKGDFVRRLAQALSGHSSSGLQELSLAGNLLDDRGVAALSRYLEHRPGALRRLSLAQTGLTPRGMKALGRALASNAAFDSALTHLDLSGNPGALGASEDNGGLHSFLSRPNVLTFLNLAGTDTALDTLFAALSRGCCASLTHLDASRNVFSRTKSGAAPAALQLFLGRAGTLRHLGLAGCKLPPDALRALLEGLALNTHMGDLHLDLSACELRSAGAQVIQDLVCDAGAVSSLDLSDNGFGSDMVTLVLAIGRSRSLRHVALGRNFNVRCKETLDDVLHRIVQLMQDDDCPLQSLSVAESRLKLGASVLLRALATNPNLTALDISGNAMGDTGAKMLAKALRVNTRLRWAGSVVWDRNHTSALGLLDVAQALEQNRSLKAMPLPLTDVAQAQRSRPELTAHAVHQIQACLLRNNRTSSASTSCLQPLGVVSNPSEQEVNELCQSVQEHMELLGCRAGPQGEAAVHQAEDAIQNANFSLSILPILYEAGSSPSHRWQLRQKLEDLLGQVGEVCRQDIQDFTQSTLDTTRSLCPQMLQGPRWREQLEEVLVGSRSLSELLPEHLLQDAFSRLRDMRLSVTGSLAENIVVQALAGLSAARDQLVESLAQQTTVAMPSAIPALEEDQPTPFGSGELEGLFFFEEKEKKDGEGQKDGSPPQQCPESKHCLHLALSTHSAAEEPEPELAAPGEDAEPQAGPSARGSPSPAAPGLPAGPLPRMDLPPSGQPLRHPTRARPRPRRQHHHRPPPGGPQVPPALPQEGNGLSARVDEGVEEFFSKRLIQQDRLWALEEDPATEGGTTPVPRTLRKKLGTLFAFKKPRSTRGPRPELETSPGAAPRTRKTTLGDLLRPPARPGRGEEPGGAEGGTSSPDPARRSRPRYTRESKAYSMILLPAEEEEATLGARPDKRRPLERGDTEMAPSFEQRVQVMLQRIGVSRGSGSAEGKRKQSKDGEIKKAGSDGDIMDSSSEAPPISIKSRTHSVSADPTCRPGPGSQGPESAIWKTLGQQLNAELRSRGWGQQDGPGPPSPCPSPRKASPSPDSLGLPEDPCLGPRSEDGQLRPRPLSAGRRAVSVHEDQLHAPVERPLRLQRSPVLKRRPKLEAPQSPSLGSSLGAEPLPPQQTELPSPEQSPPSPATDQRDGGPKP, translated from the exons ATGGCCCAGACCCCAGACGGCATATCCTGTGAGCTGCGAG GCGAGATCACCAGGTTCCTGTGGCCCAAGGAGGCAGAACTGCTACTGAAAACCTGGCTACCAGAGCGGGAAGGCGCTGAGCAAGGTCATGTCCTG gcactgCTGCGATGGAGAGCCTACCTGCTCCACACGTGCCTCCCACTTCGG GTGGACTGCACATTCAGCTACTTGGAGGTCCAGGCCATGGCGCTGCAGGAGACACCCCCTCAG gtCACCTTTGAGCTCGAGTCCCTGCCTGAGCTGGTCCTGGAGTTTCCTGGTGTGGCTGCCCTGGAACAGTTGGCCCAGCATGTCGTCTCAGCCATCAAGAAGGTCTTTCCTCGCTCCACCCTTGG GAAGCTCTTCCGGAGTACCACACCTGCCTCCATGCTGGTTAGCTTGGAGAGAAGCAGTCCCTCAGAGGCCACCTCACCCAGTAGCCCCTGTG GTGGCTTCTTGGAGACATACGAGGCTCTATGTGACTACAATGGCTTTCCTTTTCGAGAGGAGATTCAGTGG GATGTAGACACCATTTACCATCGTCAGGGCTGCCGCCATTTCAGCCTAGGAGACTTCAGCCATCTGGGCAGTCG GGACCTGGCATTGAGTGTAGCTGCTCTGTCCTATAACCTGTGGTTCCGGTGTCTCTCCTGTGTGGACATGAAGCTG AGCCTTGAGGTCATGGAACAGATTCTGCACATGATGAGTCAATCATCCCACCTGGAGGAGCTGGTGCTGGAGACCTGTGGCCTGAAGGG AGACTTTGTCCGGCGACTGGCCCAGGCGCTCTCAGGGCACTCAAGCTCTGGGCTTCAGGAGCTCAGCCTGGCTGGGAACCTGCTGGATGACCGAG GCGTGGCTGCGCTCAGCAGATAcctagagcatcgacctggagcccTGCGGAGACTCAGCCTAGCGCAGACAGGGCTGACGCCACGAG GAATGAAGGCTCTAGGCCGGGCACTGGCTTCCAATGCAGCCTTTGACTCTGCCCTGACCCATCTGGATCTTTCCGGGAACCCCGGGGCACTGGGAGCCTCGGAGGACAATGGG GGACTCCATAGTTTCCTGAGCCGTCCTAATGTTCTGACGTTCCTGAATCTTGCCGGCACTGACACCGCGCTGGACACT CTCTTTGCCGCACTGTCCCGCGGCTGCTGCGCCAGCCTTACTCACCTCGACGCTTCGAGGAACGTCTTCTCCCGCAC gAAGTCTGGGGCTGCGCCTGCCGCGCTGCAACTCTTCCTGGGCCGTGCCGGGACGCTCCGACACCTGGGCCTGGCAGGCTGCAAGCTGCCCCCCGACGCGCTCAG GGCCCTTTTGGAAGGTCTCGCGCTAAACACGCACATGGGCGACCTGCATCTGGACCTCAGCGCTTGTGAG CTGCGCTCAGCGGGCGCTCAGGTGATACAGGACTTAGTGTGCGATGCTGGCGCCGTGAGCTCCCTGGATCTGTCGGATAATG GCTTCGGTTCGGACATGGTGACTCTGGTGCTGGCCATCGGGAGGAGTCGGTCCCTGCGACATGTGGCGCTTGGAAGGAACTTCAACGTCCGGTGCAA GGAGACCCTGGACGACGTCCTGCACCGGATTGTCCAGCTCATGCAGGACGACGACTGT CCTCTGCAGTCCCTGTCTGTGGCTGAGTCGCGGCTGAAGCTGGGCGCCAGCGTCCTGCTTCGGGCCCTGGCCACCAATCCTAACCTGACAGCCCTGGATATCAGCGGCAACGCCATGGGGGACACGGGTGCCAAGATGCTAGCCAAGGCCCTTCGGGTTAACACCAGACTCCGGTGGGCGGG GTCTGTGGTCTGGGACCGGAATCATACATCTGCTCTGGGCCTGCTGGACGTGGCGCAGGCCCTGGAGCAGAATCGAAGCCTGAAGGCCATGCCTCTGCCACTGACCGACGTGGCCCAGGCGCAGCGCAGCCGCCCGGAACTGACTGCACATGCAGTGCATCAG ATCCAAGCCTGTCTCTTGAGAAATAACCGCACCTCTTCTGCCAGCACCTCCTGCCTGCAGCCACTAGGTGTGGTCTCGAACCCCTCTGAGCAG GAAGTGAATGAACTGTGTCAGTCGGTGCAGGAGCATATGGAGCTGCTGGGCTGTAGGGCTGGACCCCAGGGTGAAGCTGCTGTGCACCAGGCCGAGGATGCCATCCAAAATGCCAACTTCTCTCTCAGT ATCCTCCCCATTCTGTATGAAGCGGGAAGCTCCCCAAGCCATCGATGGCAGCTGCGGCAGAAGCTGGAGGACCTCCTGGGGCAGGTGGGAGAGGTCTGCCGCCAGGACATCCAG GACTTTACTCAGAGCACACTGGACACAACAAGGAGCCTCTGCCCACAGATGCTGCAGGGACCCAGGTGGAGGGAGCAGCTAGAGGAGGTCCTGGTAGGCTCAAGGAGTCTCTCAGAGCTGCTCCCAGAGCACTTGCTGCAAGATGCCTTCTCTAGGCTCAG GGACATGCGGCTATCAGTGACAGGGTCTTTGGCAGAGAACATTGTGGTTCAAGCTCTGGCAGGTCTGAGTGCAGCCCGGGATCAACTG GTGGAGAGTCTGGCCCAGCAGACAACAGTGGCAATGCCCTCTGCCATACCAGCCCTGGAAGAAGACCAGCCTACCCCCTTTGGGTCTGGGGAACTGGAAGGACTTTTCTTCtttgaggagaaggaaaagaaggatggAGAGGGGCAGAAG GATGGCAGCCCTCCACAGCAATGTCCTGAGTCCAAACACTGTCTTCACCTGGCTCTCTCCACTCACA GTGCTGCTGAGGAACCGGAGCCCGAGCTGGCGGCTCCTGGGGAGGATGCGGAGCCGCAGGCGGGCCCATCTGCACGCGGCTCTCCAAGCCCCGCTGCTCCCGGGCTCCCGGCCGGCCCGCTGCCTCGCATGGACCTGCCACCCTCCGGACAGCCTCTGCGCCATCCGACTAGGGCCCGGCCACGGCCTCGGCGCCAGCACCACCATCGCCCGCCGCCTGGGGGCCCCCAG GTGCCCCCGGCCTTGCCGCAGGAGGGGAATGGACTCAGTGCCCGTGTAGACGAGGGCGTGGAGGAATTCTTCTCCAAAAGGCTGATCCAGCAGGATCGCCT CTGGGCCCTTGAGGAGGACCCAGCCACTGAAGGTGGTACCACCCCGGTTCCCCGTACACTGCGAAAGAAGCTGGGCACCCTCTTTGCCTTCAAGAAGCCTCGTTCAACCCGGGGGCCACGGCCTGAACTAGAGACCAGCCCTGGGGCAGCTCCCCGCACTCGAAAAACCACACTTGGGGATCTGCTGCGGCCACCAGCCCGTCCTGGCCGGGGGGAGGAACCTGGTGGGGCTGAAGGGGGCACCAGCAGCCCGGACCCTGCCCGCAGGAGCCGGCCTCGCTACACTCGGGAAAGCAAGGCTTACTCAATGATACTGCTACCTGCTGAGGAGGAAGAAGCAACGTTGGGTGCCAGACCTGACAAG AGGCGGCCCCTGGAGCGAGGAGACACAGAGATGGCCCCATCTTTTGAACAGCGGGTACAAGTGATGTTGCAGAGGATTGGTGTGAGCAGAGGCAGCGGGAGTGCCGAAGGCAAGAGAAAACAA AGCAAAGATGGAGAGATCAAGAAGGCTGGCTCGGATG GTGACATTATGGATAGTTCCTCGGAGGCCCCTCCCATCTCGATCAAGTCCCGCACCCATTCTGTGTCTGCCG ACCCCACATGCAGACCTGGGCCAGGAAGCCAGGGGCCTGAGTCTGCCATTTGGAAGACACTGGGACAACAGCTGAATGCAGAGCTTAGGAGCCGTGGTTGGGGCCAACAGGATGGTCCAGGCCCCCCTTCCCCTTGTCCCAGCCCCCGAAAAGCCAGCCCCTCGCCAGACAGCCTGGGCCTCCCAGAGGATCCATGCTTGGGCCCCAGAAGTGAAG ATGGCCAGCTGAGGCCGAGGCCTCTCTCGGCAGGGCGACGAGCAGTGTCTGTGCATGAGGACCAGCTCCACGCCCCTGTTG AACGGCCCTTGCGGCTGCAGCGCTCCCCTGTCCTCAAGCGAAGGCCAAAGCTTGAGGCACCCCAGTCACCAAGCCTAG GATCTAGCCTTGGAGCCGAGCCTCTGCCCCCACAGCAAACAGAGCTCCCCAGCCCTGAGCAGAGTCCACCTTCCCCAGCCACAGACCAAAGAGACGGCGGCCCCAAGCCCTGA